A window from Phaeocystidibacter marisrubri encodes these proteins:
- the recO gene encoding DNA repair protein RecO has product MTEEKTAALVLGVIKYGDHGNVVRLFTPHFGMRAFMVNSLRSKKGGQFRPSMTLPLTAVEVVMNPRVKGSLFRFTEVRPLHHWKTLHSDPIKMTLCTFGAEVVSKLIAEEHPEIALFNGVLEWLKELDEEDSAMATAPQRLLLLAAQHMGCSPHFETYEEGRLFDMIDGKFVDSHPSHNHWMDVDESKAMHDIATGRGKSTRAIRQQLLEDLLGYLRIHHEPFGTMKSLELIRVLLS; this is encoded by the coding sequence ATGACGGAAGAAAAGACGGCGGCCTTGGTCTTGGGAGTGATCAAGTATGGCGATCACGGAAATGTAGTTCGTCTGTTCACTCCTCATTTCGGTATGCGAGCCTTCATGGTTAACAGTCTTCGTTCGAAGAAAGGAGGGCAGTTTAGACCGTCCATGACACTTCCGCTCACCGCAGTGGAAGTGGTGATGAATCCACGAGTAAAGGGTTCGTTATTCCGCTTTACAGAAGTTCGGCCACTCCATCATTGGAAGACGCTCCATTCAGATCCCATCAAAATGACATTGTGCACATTCGGTGCAGAAGTGGTTTCAAAGCTCATTGCAGAGGAGCATCCCGAGATTGCCCTATTTAACGGTGTATTGGAATGGCTTAAAGAACTTGATGAGGAGGATTCTGCCATGGCTACAGCTCCTCAGCGCTTGCTCTTGTTAGCGGCTCAGCACATGGGCTGTTCTCCGCATTTCGAGACGTATGAAGAGGGTCGCTTGTTCGATATGATTGATGGAAAATTTGTGGATAGCCATCCGAGTCACAACCATTGGATGGATGTAGATGAAAGCAAAGCTATGCACGATATTGCAACGGGAAGAGGCAAATCCACACGTGCAATTCGTCAGCAGTTGCTAGAAGATCTACTGGGCTATTTGAGAATCCATCATGAACCTTTCGGAACGATGAAGTCGTTGGAGTTGATCCGCGTGTTACTCAGTTGA
- a CDS encoding DUF4837 family protein — protein MKNAFLLLASIIVFASCDREVKEVLPSSSGTHNEMMLVIDEGMWEGELGNLLRKDLEEPVNGLPNAEPLFIIHQVDQEAFGDFFERYKSIVQFAIIPDSTGYSVGYNQWASPQIVVSFIAPSKLGLAQLFKEKKDQFINTLQKHDRQILLNRIRQSAYSTLPPALAKVGIKNMVLPDAFTVTQEKDSLIILYSQYRESNRAIFIHTRPISELAPGSDMISVRDTILKYNFEGPSEGSYPGTEMRIPPILTTTSIDGKMAFELRGLWRTYNDFMGGSFLSYAIYDEEHNRIVTVESFMYGVKAKKYKVMQELEAILRSVELN, from the coding sequence ATGAAAAACGCATTCCTCCTCTTAGCCTCCATCATCGTTTTTGCATCTTGTGACAGGGAAGTAAAGGAAGTTCTCCCTTCTAGTTCAGGAACACACAACGAGATGATGCTCGTTATTGATGAGGGAATGTGGGAAGGTGAACTCGGAAACCTCCTTCGAAAAGATCTCGAAGAGCCGGTAAACGGACTTCCCAATGCTGAGCCTCTTTTCATTATTCACCAGGTAGATCAGGAAGCTTTTGGAGATTTCTTCGAGCGCTACAAAAGCATTGTTCAATTTGCTATCATTCCAGACAGCACGGGCTATTCTGTGGGCTACAATCAATGGGCCTCTCCTCAAATTGTGGTGAGCTTTATCGCTCCAAGCAAGCTGGGCTTAGCACAATTGTTCAAAGAGAAGAAAGACCAGTTCATCAACACCCTGCAGAAACACGACCGTCAGATTCTCCTCAACAGAATTCGTCAGTCTGCATATTCCACTCTTCCTCCGGCTCTTGCCAAAGTGGGTATTAAGAACATGGTACTCCCAGATGCATTCACCGTTACTCAGGAAAAAGACAGCTTAATAATCCTATACTCTCAATACCGAGAATCAAATCGAGCCATCTTCATCCACACGCGCCCTATTAGCGAACTCGCTCCGGGATCGGATATGATTAGCGTTCGTGACACCATTTTGAAATACAATTTTGAAGGCCCGAGTGAAGGAAGCTACCCTGGTACGGAAATGCGCATTCCTCCTATCTTGACCACTACTTCTATCGATGGTAAGATGGCCTTTGAACTTCGTGGATTGTGGAGAACCTACAATGACTTTATGGGAGGCTCATTCTTGAGCTATGCGATCTACGACGAAGAGCACAATCGCATTGTAACGGTAGAGAGCTTTATGTACGGCGTGAAAGCCAAGAAGTACAAGGTGATGCAAGAGCTCGAAGCCATCTTGCGAAGTGTGGAACTCAACTGA
- the ricT gene encoding PSP1 domain-containing protein: MEAPAGQQPFDWVEIRFKNGRKEFYKNVDGLSLHMGDIVAVETQPGHDIGQVSLTGELVRLQMRKKKFRLQNDQAPKVYRKATQKDIDIWTEAQGKEHETMLKAREISARLNLVMKISDVEFQGDGSKATFYYTADDRVDFRQLIRELASMFRVRIEMRQIGARQEASRLGGIGSCGRELCCSTWLTDFRSVNTSAARYQQLSLNPTKLAGQCGKLKCCLNYELDSYVEALKSFPDTGKRLKTGKGEAMYMKMDIFKGMMWYAYVEEAMTWIALDTSTVSEIQAKNAKGEIPASLEELMQDIEVEEPDYDNVVGQDDINRFDRQRKTKSRRKKPKAKTNTAKPAAKATDAKPVGDNKGSNKPTGNKQGGQNKPGGAGNKPKPKGRRPQNKRKPNTTDGGGASANKPQSANTGQAPKAENGAPRTGGKRPNNRRKPRGPKGNNNSKPKGGDA, from the coding sequence ATGGAAGCTCCAGCTGGTCAGCAGCCCTTTGATTGGGTTGAAATCCGCTTCAAGAACGGCCGTAAGGAGTTCTATAAAAATGTGGACGGACTCTCTCTTCACATGGGAGATATCGTAGCAGTAGAGACCCAACCGGGTCATGATATTGGACAGGTTTCACTTACCGGTGAACTCGTTCGACTGCAAATGCGCAAGAAGAAGTTCCGTCTTCAAAACGACCAAGCCCCAAAGGTATACCGCAAGGCTACCCAGAAGGATATAGATATTTGGACTGAAGCTCAGGGCAAAGAGCACGAAACGATGCTAAAAGCTCGTGAGATTTCTGCTCGCCTGAACTTGGTGATGAAAATTAGCGACGTTGAGTTCCAAGGCGATGGCTCTAAAGCCACGTTTTATTACACCGCTGATGATCGCGTTGACTTCCGTCAACTGATTCGCGAATTGGCCAGCATGTTCCGCGTTCGCATTGAAATGCGTCAAATTGGAGCACGCCAAGAGGCTAGTCGCCTTGGAGGCATTGGCAGTTGTGGTAGAGAACTCTGCTGCAGCACATGGCTAACGGATTTCCGAAGTGTAAACACATCTGCCGCTCGATACCAACAATTGAGCTTGAACCCTACAAAACTGGCAGGGCAATGTGGAAAACTCAAGTGTTGCTTAAATTATGAGCTCGACTCTTACGTTGAAGCATTGAAGAGTTTCCCAGATACTGGCAAACGTCTGAAGACGGGCAAAGGTGAAGCGATGTACATGAAAATGGACATCTTCAAAGGCATGATGTGGTATGCGTATGTTGAGGAAGCCATGACGTGGATTGCACTCGACACAAGTACTGTTAGTGAGATTCAAGCCAAGAATGCCAAGGGTGAAATTCCTGCTTCTCTGGAAGAATTGATGCAAGACATCGAAGTGGAAGAACCAGACTATGACAATGTGGTCGGTCAAGATGACATCAACCGCTTTGATCGTCAGCGCAAAACTAAGAGTAGACGCAAGAAACCAAAAGCGAAGACCAATACGGCTAAGCCTGCCGCCAAAGCGACGGATGCAAAACCTGTTGGCGATAACAAGGGTTCTAACAAGCCAACCGGAAACAAGCAAGGGGGGCAAAACAAACCTGGAGGCGCTGGCAACAAGCCTAAGCCAAAGGGCCGTAGACCTCAAAACAAGCGAAAACCGAACACTACAGATGGTGGCGGAGCAAGTGCCAACAAACCACAATCTGCCAACACGGGACAAGCGCCTAAGGCTGAAAACGGAGCTCCACGTACAGGTGGAAAGCGCCCGAACAACCGACGGAAACCAAGAGGCCCAAAAGGGAATAACAACTCCAAACCCAAAGGTGGTGATGCGTAA
- a CDS encoding lytic transglycosylase domain-containing protein translates to MKRTFAILLGLFTAGQLYADPGDSTEVAHEDSLEEWSFEDDPFALKLDSLANSVLFSIEDFSGLDTLTTTEDIPLVADSIIAERMAYLDSQTPFDLVYNEEVRRYIDLYANRRREQVSRMLGLAEYYFPMFEETLDQYDMPLEMKYLAIVESALNPQARSRVGAKGLWQFMYATGRMQGLHVSSYVDERSDPLKSTKAACDYLTKLYDIFGDWNLALAAYNSGPGNVNKAIRRSGGQKDYWAIRPWLPRETAGYVPAFIAVNYVMNFAPEHGLYATPSMLSYYQTDTIRVKHKLHFDQISTFTGLDREAIEILNPSYKLGIIPEVAGQSFYLVLPIEQMGVFINNEDSIYALAAQQFEREEVKEPEMQEMDERMVHRVRSGESLGLIGQKYGVSVRQIQNWNGLRGTTIRVGQRLVVYPRRLPQSTTTTTTTATSSNGSVRYTVRSGDTLYDIARKYPGVSADNIMNWNNIRSASSIRPGQTLVIHPQ, encoded by the coding sequence ATGAAGCGCACTTTTGCAATATTATTAGGTTTGTTTACCGCAGGTCAGCTTTACGCAGATCCGGGCGACTCTACCGAGGTGGCTCATGAGGACAGCTTGGAAGAATGGTCGTTTGAAGATGATCCATTCGCGCTTAAACTCGACAGCCTTGCGAACTCTGTTCTCTTCTCGATTGAAGATTTCAGTGGACTCGACACCCTTACTACTACCGAAGATATCCCTCTTGTTGCCGATAGCATTATCGCAGAAAGAATGGCCTATCTAGATAGTCAAACTCCCTTCGACTTGGTGTACAACGAAGAGGTAAGACGTTACATCGACTTGTATGCTAACCGCAGACGTGAACAGGTTTCACGCATGCTAGGCTTGGCGGAGTACTACTTCCCTATGTTTGAAGAAACACTGGATCAGTACGACATGCCATTGGAGATGAAATACCTCGCGATTGTAGAATCTGCATTGAATCCACAAGCGCGCAGTCGCGTAGGCGCGAAGGGTCTTTGGCAGTTCATGTACGCCACAGGAAGAATGCAAGGTCTGCACGTTAGCAGCTATGTAGACGAGCGCAGTGATCCCCTCAAATCGACGAAAGCAGCTTGCGATTACCTGACAAAACTATACGACATCTTTGGCGATTGGAACTTGGCCCTGGCGGCTTACAACAGTGGTCCTGGTAATGTAAATAAAGCGATTCGCAGAAGCGGTGGACAAAAAGATTACTGGGCTATTCGTCCATGGCTACCCCGTGAAACTGCAGGATATGTTCCTGCCTTCATTGCGGTAAACTACGTGATGAACTTCGCTCCAGAACACGGCTTGTACGCTACTCCTTCTATGTTGTCCTACTACCAAACGGACACCATTCGCGTAAAACACAAGCTTCACTTCGATCAGATTTCCACCTTTACAGGATTGGATAGAGAGGCGATTGAAATTTTGAATCCTTCGTATAAGTTGGGGATCATTCCGGAGGTAGCTGGGCAGTCTTTCTACCTGGTGCTTCCTATCGAACAAATGGGTGTCTTCATCAATAATGAAGACAGCATCTACGCCTTGGCGGCTCAACAGTTTGAAAGAGAAGAAGTGAAAGAGCCAGAAATGCAAGAGATGGACGAGCGTATGGTACACCGTGTTCGCTCGGGTGAATCTCTGGGATTGATTGGACAAAAGTATGGCGTGAGTGTTCGCCAAATTCAAAATTGGAACGGACTCCGCGGAACGACGATTCGCGTAGGTCAGCGATTGGTGGTTTACCCACGTAGACTGCCGCAAAGCACCACCACCACTACTACTACAGCCACTTCGAGCAACGGTTCGGTTCGTTATACGGTTCGCTCGGGTGACACACTTTACGACATCGCGCGAAAATATCCTGGCGTTTCTGCTGATAATATCATGAATTGGAACAATATTCGCAGTGCTTCGAGCATTCGACCAGGTCAAACTCTTGTGATACATCCGCAATGA
- the porZ gene encoding type IX secretion system anionic LPS delivery protein PorZ: MRKTLTLALAALCLFSNAQELGVWNDLYTYNRVNDIVPLNDGYLCAAGMATFKFDYVNREIDKFTKANGLNDTRVTAIERDPVSGIVIIGYENANIDILDGDRVFNMSDIVNSEKFSGRKRINDIEIHGDFAYLLTGFGVVQLDYKRRLIIDTWIVGPNATEMEVFDLAIDEAKDSIWLSTEDGYYKAYMQDALYYFTSWTKDSKFLATPGEFIEYFEGNLFAVGRFTQQDSLYTRASNGRWNAVPDVTLGPIRQVEVEGGRLMVTTAFASEERNSSGLLLDNVTSDYGGNPGFSPLYSMRDESGNWFIGDANQGLIFVDNPNYVQRAKPLSPRTNLVYSLYIGTNGLYVATGNVNGVWAPTYNFEGFYNLFNQSWTHFNVGRTDTSHDILQVLEDPLDPTRVFVAAMGSGILEYRNGVLFEKWDEASTNQVLRGTGTNPLDLRTGGMDFDADGVLWVTCSNSQTSLASYDREGNWTAHSIGTFNGSEIKNIRVLENGDFWIQGRNDGIYSVRIREGSTSTRHLSTGEGNGDLSSSFVHDYEEDLDGEIWIGTGEGVMVQYAPDNMYISGRNYDARSIIVLEDGVYQRLLGSEGILAVEIDGANRKWFGTETGGVFLISEDGQDEIHHFTKENSPLPSNRVSDVKVDPADGTVYIATDLGVVTFNGDATAGSETMEEVTVYPNPVRPGYTGPIAIRGLVEDAQVKITDVAGNIVFETRANGGQAVWYGEDLSGHRVATGVYLAYITDDLGENTHVAKILLVNGN; the protein is encoded by the coding sequence ATGAGGAAAACCCTAACCCTTGCTCTCGCAGCACTTTGTCTCTTCTCAAACGCTCAAGAATTGGGTGTTTGGAACGATTTATATACCTATAATCGAGTAAATGACATTGTTCCATTGAACGATGGGTACTTGTGTGCGGCTGGAATGGCCACGTTCAAGTTTGATTATGTGAATCGAGAAATTGATAAGTTCACCAAAGCCAATGGCTTGAACGATACACGTGTTACGGCAATCGAACGCGATCCTGTTTCAGGAATTGTGATTATCGGTTATGAGAATGCAAACATTGATATTTTGGATGGCGATAGGGTGTTCAATATGTCGGACATCGTCAATTCAGAAAAATTTTCAGGTCGAAAACGAATCAACGACATAGAGATTCACGGAGATTTCGCCTACTTGCTCACCGGGTTTGGAGTGGTTCAACTCGACTATAAGCGAAGGTTGATCATCGACACTTGGATTGTGGGACCGAATGCGACAGAAATGGAAGTATTCGACCTTGCCATTGATGAGGCGAAGGACTCCATTTGGCTTTCTACTGAAGATGGTTACTATAAGGCCTATATGCAAGATGCCTTGTACTACTTTACAAGCTGGACGAAGGACAGTAAATTTCTAGCCACACCTGGAGAGTTCATTGAATATTTCGAAGGGAACTTGTTTGCGGTTGGAAGATTTACACAACAGGATTCGCTTTACACTAGAGCTTCAAACGGCCGTTGGAATGCCGTTCCAGATGTGACATTAGGTCCTATACGTCAGGTGGAAGTGGAAGGTGGCCGCTTGATGGTTACGACCGCATTTGCTTCCGAAGAGCGCAATTCGTCTGGCCTCCTTTTGGATAATGTGACTTCGGATTATGGCGGAAACCCTGGATTTAGTCCTCTTTACTCTATGCGTGATGAAAGCGGCAATTGGTTCATTGGTGATGCCAATCAGGGATTGATATTTGTGGATAACCCCAATTATGTTCAACGTGCCAAGCCTCTTTCACCAAGAACGAATCTTGTTTATTCACTCTACATCGGAACAAACGGACTTTATGTTGCCACGGGTAATGTGAACGGCGTGTGGGCTCCAACGTACAACTTTGAAGGGTTCTACAATCTTTTCAATCAAAGCTGGACGCATTTTAATGTGGGACGAACCGACACTTCTCACGATATTCTTCAAGTGCTTGAAGATCCTTTAGATCCCACACGCGTTTTTGTCGCGGCTATGGGTTCGGGGATTTTGGAATATAGAAATGGAGTTCTCTTTGAGAAGTGGGATGAAGCGTCAACCAATCAAGTGTTGCGAGGAACGGGCACAAATCCGTTGGACTTGCGAACGGGCGGAATGGACTTTGACGCGGATGGCGTTCTGTGGGTAACGTGTTCAAACAGTCAAACTTCACTGGCTTCATACGATAGAGAAGGAAACTGGACGGCCCATTCCATCGGGACGTTTAATGGCAGTGAGATCAAGAATATTCGAGTTCTAGAAAACGGAGATTTTTGGATTCAAGGAAGAAATGACGGAATCTATTCCGTGCGAATCAGAGAGGGTTCAACCTCTACTCGACACCTTTCTACAGGTGAAGGGAATGGAGATTTATCATCTTCTTTTGTCCATGATTATGAAGAGGACCTCGACGGGGAGATATGGATTGGAACAGGTGAAGGTGTGATGGTTCAGTACGCACCCGACAACATGTATATCTCTGGAAGAAACTACGATGCTCGATCTATCATTGTGTTAGAAGACGGCGTTTACCAGCGACTACTTGGGTCGGAGGGGATATTGGCTGTTGAAATTGACGGAGCGAATAGAAAGTGGTTTGGAACAGAAACCGGTGGCGTTTTCTTGATTTCGGAAGATGGTCAGGATGAAATTCACCATTTCACAAAGGAGAACTCACCTTTGCCAAGCAACCGAGTATCGGATGTAAAAGTAGATCCAGCAGATGGGACGGTGTACATCGCAACCGATTTGGGCGTTGTGACATTTAATGGGGATGCTACCGCAGGTTCTGAAACAATGGAGGAAGTAACGGTTTATCCAAATCCCGTGCGTCCAGGGTATACCGGCCCAATTGCCATACGCGGATTGGTTGAAGACGCTCAAGTGAAGATTACAGATGTAGCCGGAAACATTGTATTTGAAACCCGTGCGAATGGGGGCCAAGCCGTTTGGTACGGTGAAGATTTGAGTGGTCATCGCGTTGCCACTGGCGTTTACTTGGCCTACATCACAGATGATTTGGGTGAAAACACACATGTTGCCAAGATCTTATTGGTGAACGGGAACTGA
- a CDS encoding gliding motility lipoprotein GldH — protein sequence MRKLLGLITLSLFVASCSDNAMYDEFVKIPENGWSSDSSVVFNVVAKDTTENYAVYIRLRHNTDYPYQNIYLFRSVTIGEESIYSDKINYRVAEPNGKWLGDGFGALKTVDAPFSKSSLKFTRRGTYQFKISQGMRDSLLQGVEEIGLRIVPLNNE from the coding sequence ATGCGTAAACTTTTAGGACTGATTACATTGAGCTTGTTCGTTGCTTCATGCAGCGACAATGCCATGTATGACGAATTCGTGAAAATACCGGAAAACGGCTGGAGTTCAGACAGTTCAGTTGTGTTCAACGTAGTGGCAAAAGACACTACGGAGAACTATGCGGTGTACATTCGCCTCCGCCATAACACGGATTATCCCTATCAGAATATCTATCTATTCCGCTCGGTTACCATCGGGGAGGAATCTATCTACAGTGACAAAATCAACTACCGCGTAGCCGAGCCAAACGGAAAATGGCTAGGTGATGGATTTGGAGCGCTAAAAACTGTGGATGCACCTTTCTCAAAGAGTTCACTTAAGTTCACTCGGAGAGGAACGTATCAGTTTAAAATTTCGCAGGGTATGCGAGACTCACTCTTGCAAGGGGTGGAAGAAATAGGATTGCGCATTGTACCTCTCAACAACGAGTAA